The following are encoded together in the Peromyscus leucopus breed LL Stock chromosome 1, UCI_PerLeu_2.1, whole genome shotgun sequence genome:
- the Rps15a gene encoding 40S ribosomal protein S15a, with protein MVRMNVLADALKSINNAEKRGKRQVLIRPCSKVIVRFLTVMMKHGYIGEFEIIDDHRAGKIVVNLTGRLNKCGVISPRFDVQLKDLEKWQNNLLPSRQFGFIVLTTSAGIMDHEEARRKHTGGKILGFFF; from the exons ATGGTGCGCATGAATGTCCTGGCTGATGCTCTCAAGAGCATCAACAATGCCGAGAAGAGAGGAAAACGCCAGGTCCTCATCAGGCCCTGCTCCAAAGTCATCGTTAGGTTCCTAACTGTGATGATGAAGCATG GTTACATTGGTGAGTTTGAAATCATCGACGACCACAGAGCTGGGAAAATCGTTGTGAACCTCACAGGCAGGTTGAACAAG tgtGGGGTGATAAGCCCTAGATTTGATGTGCAACTCAAAGACCTAGAAAAATGGCAGAACAATCTGCTCCCATCCCGTCAGTTTGG CTTCATTGTACTGACAACCTCAGCTGGCATCATGGACCATGAAGAAGCAAGACGAAAACACACAGGAGGAAAAATCCTGGGATTCTTTTTCTAG